In Miscanthus floridulus cultivar M001 chromosome 5, ASM1932011v1, whole genome shotgun sequence, one genomic interval encodes:
- the LOC136450501 gene encoding trans-cinnamate 4-monooxygenase-like, with product MDLLFVEKLLVGLFASVMVAIAVSKIRGRKLRLPPGPVPVPIFGNWLQVGDDLNHRNLAALARKFGDIFLLRMGQRNLVVVSSPPLAREVLHTQGVEFGSRTRNVVFDIFTGKGQDMVFTVYGDHWRKMRRIMTVPFFTNKVVQQYRPGWEAEAAAVVDDVRADPMAATEGVVLRRRLQLMMYNNMYRIMFDRRFESMDDPLFLRLRALNGERSRLAQSFEYNYGDFIPILRPFLRGYLRICKEVKETRLKLFKDFFLEERKKLASTKAMDTNGLKCAIDHILEAQQKGEINEDNVLYIVENINVAAIETTLWSIEWAIAELVNHPEIQQKLRQELDTVLGPGHQITEPDTLNLPYLQAVIKETLRLRMAIPLLVPHMNLHDAKLGGYDVSAESKVLVNAWYLANNPDSWKRPEEFRPERFLEEEKHVEANGNDFRYLPFGVGRRSCPGIILALPILGITIGRLVQNFELLPPPGQDKLDTTGKGGQFSLHILKHSNIVCKPRTF from the exons ATGGACCTTCTCTTCGTGGAGAAGCTCCTAGTCGGCCTCTTCGCGTCCGTCATGGTCGCCATCGCGGTGTCCAAGATCCGTGGCCGCAAGCTCCGGCTGCCGCCGGGCCCCGTCCCCGTGCCCATCTTCGGGAACTGGCTGCAGGTCGGCGACGACCTCAACCACCGCAACCTCGCCGCGCTGGCCCGCAAGTTCGGCGACATCTTCCTCCTCCGGATGGGGCAGCGCAACCTGGTGGTGGTGTCGTCGCCGCCGCTGGCGCGGGAGGTGCTCCACACGCAGGGCGTGGAGTTCGGCTCCCGCACCCGCAACGTGGTGTTCGACATCTTCACGGGGAAAGGGCAGGACATGGTGTTCACCGTGTACGGCGACCACTGGCGCAAGATGCGGCGCATCATGACCGTGCCCTTCTTCACCAACAAGGTCGTGCAGCAGTACCGCCCCGGCTGGGAGGCcgaggccgccgccgtcgtcgacgACGTGCGCGCCGACCCCATGGCGGCCACCGAGGGCGTCGTGCTCCGCCGCCGCCTGCAGCTCATGATGTACAACAACATGTACCGCATCATGTTCGACAGGCGCTTCGAGAGCATGGACGACCCGCTCTTCCTCCGCCTCAGGGCGCTCAACGGCGAGCGCAGCCGCCTCGCGCAGAGCTTCGAGTACAACTACGGCGACTTCATCCCCATCCTCCGCCCGTTCCTCCGCGGCTACCTCAGGATCTGCAAGGAGGTCAAGGAGACCCGCCTCAAGCTCTTCAAGGATTTCTTCCTCGAGGAGAGGAA GAAGCTGGCGAGCACCAAGGCCATGGACACCAACGGGCTCAAGTGCGCCATCGATCACATCCTGGAGGCGCAGCAGAAGGGTGAGATCAACGAGGACAACGTGCTCTACATCGTCGAAAACATTAACGTTGCAG CGATCGAGACAACGCTGTGGTCGATCGAGTGGGCGATCGCGGAGCTGGTGAACCACCCGGAGATCCAGCAGAAGCTGCGGCAGGAGCTGGACACGGTGCTCGGCCCAGGCCACCAGATCACGGAGCCGGACACGCTCAACCTCCCCTACCTGCAGGCGGTGATCAAGGAGACGCTGCGGCTGCGCATGGCCATCCCGCTGCTGGTGCCGCACATGAACCTCCACGACGCCAAGCTCGGCGGCTACGACGTCTCCGCCGAGAGCAAGGTCCTCGTCAACGCCTGGTACCTCGCCAACAACCCCGACAGCTGGAAGCGGCCCGAGGAGTTCCGGCCCGAGCGCTTCCTGGAGGAGGAGAAGCACGTGGAGGCCAACGGCAACGACTTCAGGTACCTGCCCTTCGGCGTCGGCCGCAGGAGCTGCCCCGGCATCATCCTCGCGCTGCCCATCCTCGGCATCACCATCGGCCGCCTCGTCCAGAACTTCGAGCTGCTGCCGCCGCCAGGGCAGGACAAGCTTGACACCACCGGGAAGGGAGGCCAGTTCAGTCTCCACATCTTGAAGCATTCCAACATCGTGTGCAAGCCAAGAACGTTCTAA